In Spirobacillus cienkowskii, a genomic segment contains:
- a CDS encoding TerC family protein, whose amino-acid sequence MEITITHILIILELIILEGLLSFDNALALAALVRKKLKDPIQQQRALVYGIWGAYILRIGIIFVGVWLMKYEWVKAIAGFYLLYLAIHELFLHKTQQSLTEDNNQSASQMTSLKVSAKTFFIVVAQVELMDLMFSIDSIAVALAISDIKWVLITGAVLGVLFMRIAAGLFIRLIENFPALEKTAFVLVGLAGLNVILKLKDLNLGFMYLTIDKPIPENIFLGLIVGILVFAIVFSKIFSKKLAK is encoded by the coding sequence ATGGAAATTACAATCACACATATCCTCATTATCTTAGAACTTATTATTTTAGAAGGGTTATTAAGTTTTGATAATGCGCTAGCTCTAGCCGCCCTGGTTCGCAAAAAACTAAAAGACCCTATTCAACAACAACGCGCTTTGGTTTACGGCATTTGGGGCGCATACATTTTAAGAATAGGAATTATTTTTGTTGGCGTTTGGCTCATGAAGTATGAATGGGTTAAAGCCATTGCTGGTTTTTATCTTCTTTATTTAGCAATTCATGAACTATTTCTTCATAAAACACAACAATCATTGACAGAAGACAACAATCAATCTGCATCGCAAATGACAAGCTTAAAGGTTAGTGCAAAAACTTTTTTCATAGTCGTTGCTCAAGTTGAGTTGATGGATTTGATGTTTTCAATAGACTCTATTGCAGTTGCATTAGCAATTTCTGATATAAAATGGGTTCTGATCACAGGCGCAGTGCTTGGAGTCTTATTTATGCGTATCGCAGCAGGCTTATTTATAAGACTAATTGAAAACTTTCCCGCACTTGAAAAAACAGCATTTGTACTGGTTGGTCTTGCAGGTTTAAATGTAATTTTAAAACTTAAAGACCTGAATCTAGGGTTTATGTACCTCACCATTGACAAACCAATACCTGAAAACATTTTTTTAGGATTAATAGTTGGTATTCTCGTATTTGCAATAGTATTTAGCAAGATATTTTCTAAAAAATTGGCAAAATAA
- the fliW gene encoding flagellar assembly protein FliW encodes MKVNTSRFGEVEINEGDIISLPEGLIGFPELNQFILLDHDTDSPFKWLQSTNEATMAFIVISPLSFRPDYMVEVTEEEVAALKLTNPNEAVISVIVTIPMDPKKMSANLKAPLVFNLSNRLGKQLVLKDPQYQTKHFIMEEMKRYSNRDTQNDLKKAIQQQLNNNVDGEVSTK; translated from the coding sequence TTGAAGGTAAATACATCGCGCTTCGGAGAAGTGGAAATTAATGAAGGTGATATAATTTCACTGCCTGAAGGACTTATTGGTTTTCCAGAATTGAATCAATTTATTCTCCTTGATCATGACACTGATTCTCCGTTTAAATGGCTTCAATCTACTAACGAAGCTACAATGGCTTTTATTGTAATTAGTCCTCTTTCATTTAGGCCTGATTATATGGTAGAGGTTACTGAAGAGGAGGTTGCAGCTCTTAAACTTACAAATCCAAATGAGGCTGTTATATCCGTCATTGTAACAATTCCAATGGATCCTAAAAAAATGAGCGCTAATCTAAAGGCTCCTCTTGTTTTTAATTTAAGTAACAGATTAGGTAAGCAGCTGGTATTGAAAGATCCTCAGTACCAAACTAAGCATTTTATTATGGAAGAGATGAAGCGATACTCTAATCGTGATACTCAAAACGATTTAAAGAAAGCGATTCAACAGCAATTGAATAATAATGTTGATGGAGAGGTAAGTACAAAGTAA
- a CDS encoding efflux RND transporter periplasmic adaptor subunit, with amino-acid sequence MQNILKKNLLKKFKENRNKFIIFCICLLVISTTTYILIFAFPFKIVMTANAASNKKENVIKNKKENIFKVISEKAKIKNIPIFLESIGTVLPTESAVVKTQLSGELKSVQFKEGQLVKKGDLLAEIDSKTYQAQLMQYEGQLLKDKALLNNARLDLKRYKMLIETGGISKQTLDTQSWLVKQYEGAVKSDKGLLEVAKINLNRCKITAPISGLAGLRKVNPGNYVQVSDPNGIVIINKLQPISVIFSLPSDHIQKIINKLKTKSKVTVSALDKQKEQILDSGDLVSSENQIESTTGTIKLKANFKNEDLILFPNQFVNVKVLIDFFENAIVIPTSAIQRDKKGHFVYLIQNNKVKINYISTSIEHENETIVVSGIKKNDLVVSEGTNGLFDGAEVAL; translated from the coding sequence ATGCAAAATATACTTAAAAAAAATTTATTAAAAAAATTTAAAGAAAATCGTAATAAATTTATTATATTTTGTATTTGCTTATTAGTGATCTCAACAACCACATATATCCTTATATTTGCATTCCCATTTAAAATAGTAATGACAGCAAATGCTGCAAGTAATAAAAAAGAAAATGTAATAAAAAATAAAAAAGAAAATATATTTAAAGTAATCTCCGAAAAAGCAAAAATAAAAAATATTCCAATTTTTTTAGAATCGATTGGAACTGTCTTACCAACTGAAAGCGCAGTAGTTAAAACACAGCTCAGTGGCGAACTAAAATCTGTTCAATTTAAAGAAGGACAGCTTGTAAAAAAAGGAGATTTATTAGCAGAAATTGATTCAAAAACATATCAAGCACAACTTATGCAATATGAAGGGCAATTACTAAAAGATAAAGCATTACTCAATAACGCCCGTTTAGACTTAAAGCGCTATAAAATGCTTATTGAAACAGGTGGAATTTCAAAACAAACTCTTGATACTCAAAGTTGGCTAGTTAAACAATATGAGGGTGCAGTAAAATCAGATAAAGGATTACTCGAAGTTGCAAAAATAAATCTCAATCGTTGTAAAATTACAGCGCCAATATCTGGCCTTGCAGGATTAAGAAAGGTAAATCCTGGTAATTATGTACAAGTTAGTGATCCAAACGGAATTGTAATTATAAATAAACTACAACCTATTTCTGTTATTTTTTCGTTACCAAGCGATCATATTCAAAAAATAATTAATAAACTAAAAACAAAGTCAAAAGTTACGGTATCAGCACTAGACAAACAAAAAGAACAAATACTTGACTCTGGAGATCTGGTATCCAGTGAAAATCAAATAGAATCTACTACTGGAACTATTAAACTAAAAGCAAATTTTAAAAATGAAGATTTGATACTATTTCCTAATCAGTTTGTAAATGTAAAAGTATTAATAGATTTTTTTGAAAATGCAATTGTTATTCCAACTTCTGCAATTCAACGAGACAAAAAAGGCCATTTTGTATACTTAATTCAAAATAATAAAGTTAAAATTAATTATATTTCTACGAGTATCGAACATGAAAACGAAACAATTGTTGTTTCAGGAATTAAAAAAAACGACTTGGTTGTTTCTGAAGGGACAAACGGATTATTTGATGGCGCAGAGGTTGCGTTATGA